tttcagtCAAAAATGCCCCAATAAGATTAAGGACATAAGTTGGTGTAACATCAACTCAATTAACATATATTAGtctaaaaatataactaatgtTGTTGAATGACTAAAGAacgattaaataattataatcttATATAAGTATAACACTCCaaaaacatttattataattgtaaggactcaatttgttaCGATCCCAAACTGAtcttgggttcgtacgttaagggcccaaacaatataatttgtagagcgtgggttgaaaggctaggtcttggtcaccggacaaTGAATGATCATAGTGTTCATACAGAGGTGAACCATGTTTGCccaagaagtctttctcctcggcacggcctaggaggctctggttcttggccttttttcctaGCCCCctttctggattgcttacttctctttttatactagcctttaccctccttccaacgtccacgtgtaggttcagctttctagggctgatacttgtcctatcagcccatacccaaagtggttgggggtggttgtaaaagctgaagagtattgttctgtcaggcgcagagtatttaattgcagtaatgacagcctttcctttgtcttttgtcgccatattgtttaggggtcctttctccatcaacGTGGAAGTGTTCAGCTTTTCCTCAAACTGTTCATATACTgtacttgccctttctttcaggagcGCTTTGGGATGCCGATGATAGAATCATCCTCAACTATATCTCTaagccatttggactttcattgtatgtCCTCGGCGATGCCTCTCCTCGGCTCGGACCTTGGGCCCTAATATAGAGTGGGCCGGGGTCATAAATTCTTTGGCCTCAcaataatcatatataattttttttttgagaagataatcatatataaatataattactcCAAAAGCATTGTTCATTAAAAGTGTTTAAACAGTATTatttaaaagccaaaaatatttatttattttatggacTTACTTTCAAATTAGAACTATGTAGATTTGTCTTTCTAATTCTACCTACACCATGAAATTAtttgtaactctaagcaatgtcACTCCTCATAGAGAAATCATTGTTCATTCATAATCAATCTTCTTTTTAATCTTGCAAGTCTTGTTATTTTAACATTGTTCAACTATTTAACCCAAACAATATATGCCACAAACAAAACagtaaatattatttgaaaGACGAATTAAGTGCATAtagactattaaaaaaaaaaaaaaaacttgcttgTAGGTCAGTGGTGGTGAAATCACTATACAGCAACCTATGATTTCGAAGAGACCTTGAAtgagtaggaaaaaaaagtgtgtttgTGTGTACTGTGTATGACCtgaaacacttagaaaattctcccagtccttttgaggtttgattttttttttttggcctctcAAGCTTTGGTACAAGATGGATTGGATTTAGCTCAACACGTTAGCTTTTGCTTGAGCTTGACCTATAATGCAATAACATTGCAATTACTCACGTCACATGAATGTCAATTACCACatgcactctctctctctctctctctctctctctctctctctcaacaataCTTATTGAAGTTGCTTTTATAGTAGGAGTATTAATTTtatctatttgtttgttttgttttggttggaaGATATAGAGGTTGTTTTAGAGGGTGTCTTTAGGACTAACAAATTACATTAGTTTAGGATAGTACCATTACAACACTAGAAAGATTTTTAACATGTTAGATATGATGATTGTCGGGAGAAATATAGAATTCACTTTCTCtcaacttttactttttatatatatatatatatatataactagatATTGATATTGATGATTAAAACACAAAGTATTATGTTTTACAAGTTTCAATTATGAATTTTGATCTTTAAAATAGTTATTAAACCCAAACTGAATGGTAACTTGATCTAGGAGCCGGGTCATAGAATTTTGGGTTCAACAATAttactcaataaaaattaaataaatatattattaaaaaaagttttgagaaGTGACTAGCCAAGTCGGATCGGGTTTAATCACAACCTTTTCAGTTCCAACAAAAAAGCGGATCCCAAATGTCCCTCAGTCCAGTCCACTGCAAAATCGCTCAGCCAGTCTATTCAGCCACTCCTATTCTTTCCTTTTCTCCATTTCAAATCCCCCCCtttccatttccatttccatttccatttccCATGCCAACTCTCCAATGAATCCACCCCAAATGAAAAACCTCACtctccttctcctcctcctcctcctcttctctCTTCACCTCACCTCAGTCCTCTCATGGAAAAAAGACGAGTTCCGTAACTGCAACCAAACCCCTTTCTGCAAACGCGCCCGCTCCCGCAAACCCGCCCCCTCCTCCCTCATCGCCACCGACGTCTCCGTCTCCGATGGCGACCTCGTCGCCAAGATCACTAACCGTCGCGACGATCAAATCAAGCCGTTGATTCTCTCCCTCTCCGCCTATCAAGACGGGATCCTACGGCTCAAAATCGACGAAGACCCTTCTTCGATCCCACCCCCACCGAAGAAGCGCTTCGAAGTCCCGAACGTCGTCGTTCCCGAATTCACAAGCAAGAAGCTCTGGCTCCAAAACCTTGATACCAAGACTCTAGACGGAGATTCATCTCCGTCCTCGATTGTTTACCTGAATGAGGAATACGACGCCGTTCTCCGCCACGAACCGTTCGAGATTTACGTCCGCGACAAATCCAGTGGCAAACGCGTAATTTCCCTCAACTCCCATGGCTTGTTCGATTTCGAGCAGCTGAAGCACAAAAAACCGAAAAGcgatcaagaagaagaaaagcacGATCATGACCAATACCAAGACGACGATCAAGACCAAGACCAAGTCCAAGTCAAGGAAGAGAAAGACgaagatgagaattgggctgAGACGTTTCGAGGTCACACCGACTCGAGGCCGTACGGTCCACAGTCGATCAGCTTCGACGTGTCGTTTTACGGCGCCGATTTCGTCTACGGCATACCCGAACACGCTACCAGCTTCGCTCTCAAGCCGACCCGAGGCCCCGGGCTCGAAGACCACTCCGAACCCTACCGTCTCTTCAATCTCGACGTGTTCGAATACGTAAACGAGGCTCCTTTCGGCCTCTACGGCTCGATTCCCTTCATGATCTCGCACGGCAAGACTCACGGAACCTCTGGATTCTTCTGGCTGAACGCGGCGGAGATGCAGATCGATGTGTTGACTGCCGGTTGGGACGCGGATTCCGGGATCTCATTGCCGTCGGATAGGTCTAGAATCGACACATTGTGGATGAGCGAGGCCGGGATTGTTGACGCGTTCTTCTTCGTCGGTCCAAAGCCTAAAGACGTGGTTAGACAGTACACTAGTGTGACTGGCACGCCTGCGATGCCTCAATTGTTCGCCACGGCTTATCACCAATGTAGGTGGAATTATAGGGATGAGGAGGATGTGGAGAATGTGGACACCAAATTCGATGAAAACAACATTCCTTATGATGTATTGTGGCTTGATATCGAGCATACGGATGGGAAGAGGTATTTTACTTGGGATAGAGTGATGTTCCCACACCCGGAAGAGATGCAAAACAAGCTGGCCGCGAAAGGAAGGCATATGGTTACCATTGTGGATCCTCATACTAAGAGAGACGACGGGTATTTTTTGCACAAGGAGGCGACTCAAAAGGGGTACTATGTGAAGGATGCGAATGGGAATGATTTCGATGGTTGGTGCTGGCCTGGTTCCTCGTCTTACCCTGATACTTTGAACCCGGAGATTAGGTCGTGGTGGGCTGACAGATTCTCTTATGAAAATTATGTTGGATCCACGCCTTCGCTGTATATTTGGAATGACATGAATGAGCCTTCTGTGTTTAATGGTCCTGAGGTTTGTCACTCAACTCACATGCTTTTACTTTTGTTgaggtttttcatttttaattggTTATTTACTTTTATCATGAAACTGATCAGACTGATTGTGGGCTTGCTAGAAcgcttaaaatttaaattagttATGTAACTATATCCTTTTATGATATGTTTTTGTGCTTTGGTAGATGGAATTTGGTTCCTTACTACATCTCATTGTTCCCTCCTGTTATTTCTTATGAAGCACCGATACGAACATGATATAATTACAGATACAACAATACATCAGGTCTTGAAGGCCGGGATATGTCAATTAATTGGTTTTTACAATATTACACTGTTTTTTAGTTTGaaaaacaaatgatgaagaacaaaCACCAAGAGACATAGATTATGTCTAAATAGTAAAACTAAGTTGGAAGTGTGTTTGAGAACCTTAGGATATAAAATACTACTAAGTTGTTTACCCATGAGCTCCTCGTGTTGTACGTGGCATGTGATATGTGAGAATCACCCTTTGATGGGTCCCAGAGACCTCACCATGCAACTTAGTAACGTGTGACCGTTAGATGTAGCACTTCAACAATAGGATTAAAGGAAATGCTTATAATGAACAATTGCATGCTTAAACTTAGGAtttattgttttctattttgcaaGTAATGAACCACTGGTACATGTGCGTTTGCAATTTTTCAAGGTGATGTTCTGGTTCTGAAAAGTGTTTACTCAATTGATATTTGTGGCCGTTTGAAGACTATGGAAAGAAGAACCCTCAAATTCAGATCAATGCTTTTTAGTTttgatcctctctctctctctctctcataagtttgtttgtttgtgttataggagatattaaagaaaatatgggATGTTCATTATTGGTTCTTAGGTATAGTGACAAGAAAGTTGTTTGGAGCTTGAAGGACAAGTATTAGCAGAGTATAAAATTAAGATTTGCTAt
The Quercus lobata isolate SW786 chromosome 10, ValleyOak3.0 Primary Assembly, whole genome shotgun sequence DNA segment above includes these coding regions:
- the LOC115963290 gene encoding probable glucan 1,3-alpha-glucosidase; the encoded protein is MNPPQMKNLTLLLLLLLLFSLHLTSVLSWKKDEFRNCNQTPFCKRARSRKPAPSSLIATDVSVSDGDLVAKITNRRDDQIKPLILSLSAYQDGILRLKIDEDPSSIPPPPKKRFEVPNVVVPEFTSKKLWLQNLDTKTLDGDSSPSSIVYLNEEYDAVLRHEPFEIYVRDKSSGKRVISLNSHGLFDFEQLKHKKPKSDQEEEKHDHDQYQDDDQDQDQVQVKEEKDEDENWAETFRGHTDSRPYGPQSISFDVSFYGADFVYGIPEHATSFALKPTRGPGLEDHSEPYRLFNLDVFEYVNEAPFGLYGSIPFMISHGKTHGTSGFFWLNAAEMQIDVLTAGWDADSGISLPSDRSRIDTLWMSEAGIVDAFFFVGPKPKDVVRQYTSVTGTPAMPQLFATAYHQCRWNYRDEEDVENVDTKFDENNIPYDVLWLDIEHTDGKRYFTWDRVMFPHPEEMQNKLAAKGRHMVTIVDPHTKRDDGYFLHKEATQKGYYVKDANGNDFDGWCWPGSSSYPDTLNPEIRSWWADRFSYENYVGSTPSLYIWNDMNEPSVFNGPELTMPRDALHYGGVEHRELHNVYGYYFHMATADGLQKRGNGKDRPFVLSRAIFAGSQRYGAIWTGDNTAEWEHLRVSVPMILSLGLTGISFSGADVGGFFGNPEPELLVRWYQVGAFYPFFRAHAHHDTKRREPWLFGERNTELIRDAIHVRYMLLPYFYTLFREANTSGVPVVRPLWMEFPSEEATFNNDEAFMVGNSILVQGIYAERAKHASVYLPGKQSWYDLRTGTTYKGSTTYKLDISEDSIPAFQRAGTIIPRKDRFRRSSTQMVNDPYTLVIALNSSQAAEGELYVDDGKSFDFKHGAYIHRRFVFADGKLTSVNLAPTSPGNSRFSTSSVVERIILLGNASRPKSAHIESTNLNVDIELGPLWLQRGRGSAVVTIRKPGVRIADDWTIKIL